Proteins encoded together in one Campylobacter concisus window:
- the ccoG gene encoding cytochrome c oxidase accessory protein CcoG, with protein MSKNFHLSYAKKRYIFFACITLFVFVLPFIRVNDAQLFLLSFDKSRVDLFFTKFDMQELYLLPFLFIILFLSIFFLTTLAGRVWCGWSCPQTIFRTIFRDLLQTKILKIRKNIQNKQNEPKGQILKRALAVGIWCILALIISANFLWYFVPPLDFFAYLKEPSEHGVLFAFWLVVAIWLVYDVIILKENFCIYVCPYARVQSVMFDNDTIQVIYNQKRGGIIYNGKEKFKKPKEEGALCTGCEACVRICPTHIDIRKGMQLECINCLECSDACAKVMKHFDESSLIEWRSINSIKEQKRVKILRFRTVAYLVILGIVLTAGVLMSGKKESMLLNINRTSELYKILGENEVENSYVFLVQNTQNKEHAFYFEVDDKNIEISRPNKPFILKAGAKQRVIVTLKSKNENLSDKDLLKHINIKAYATDEPAVSVQRQSTFIYPKR; from the coding sequence ATGTCAAAGAATTTTCATCTTAGCTACGCCAAGAAGCGTTACATTTTTTTCGCCTGTATCACGCTATTTGTCTTTGTTTTACCATTTATCAGAGTAAATGATGCGCAGCTATTTTTGCTAAGTTTTGATAAAAGTAGAGTTGATCTCTTTTTTACAAAATTTGATATGCAAGAGCTTTATTTGTTGCCATTTTTGTTTATCATTTTGTTCTTAAGTATATTTTTTCTAACGACACTTGCAGGGCGTGTTTGGTGTGGCTGGAGCTGTCCGCAAACTATTTTTAGAACGATATTTCGTGACCTTTTGCAAACTAAAATTTTAAAGATCAGAAAAAATATACAAAATAAGCAGAATGAGCCAAAAGGACAAATTTTAAAGCGTGCTTTAGCAGTTGGAATTTGGTGTATTTTAGCTCTTATTATTTCGGCAAATTTTTTATGGTATTTTGTGCCACCGCTTGATTTTTTCGCTTATTTAAAAGAGCCAAGCGAACATGGAGTTTTGTTTGCATTTTGGCTTGTTGTCGCTATTTGGTTAGTTTATGATGTCATTATTTTAAAAGAAAATTTTTGCATTTATGTTTGTCCTTACGCTAGGGTGCAATCAGTGATGTTTGATAACGACACTATCCAAGTTATTTACAATCAAAAAAGAGGCGGCATAATCTATAACGGAAAAGAGAAATTTAAAAAACCGAAAGAAGAGGGCGCGCTGTGCACGGGATGTGAAGCATGCGTGAGAATATGTCCGACGCACATTGATATAAGAAAAGGTATGCAGCTTGAATGTATAAATTGTCTAGAGTGTAGCGATGCTTGCGCTAAAGTGATGAAGCATTTTGATGAAAGTTCGCTTATTGAGTGGAGAAGTATAAATTCTATAAAAGAGCAAAAAAGAGTCAAAATTTTACGCTTTAGAACGGTTGCTTATCTTGTCATTTTGGGCATTGTCTTAACAGCTGGGGTATTGATGAGTGGCAAAAAAGAAAGTATGCTTTTAAACATAAATAGAACAAGCGAGCTTTATAAAATTTTAGGCGAAAATGAAGTCGAAAATTCTTACGTATTTTTGGTGCAAAACACACAAAATAAAGAGCACGCCTTTTACTTTGAAGTAGATGATAAGAATATAGAAATTTCTCGTCCAAATAAGCCATTTATATTAAAAGCTGGTGCAAAGCAACGAGTAATCGTCACGCTAAAATCAAAAAATGAAAATTTAAGCGATAAAGATCTTTTAAAACATATAAATATCAAAGCCTATGCCACTGATGAGCCAGCTGTCAGCGTGCAAAGGCAAAGTACTTTTATCTATCCTAAAAGATGA
- a CDS encoding D-2-hydroxyacid dehydrogenase, with translation MKIVCLDAATLGENVDLSVFKKFGEFISYQKTKSDEVVPRLKGVDVVITNKVVIDKAVMDATNLKLICISATGMNNVDLEHAKAKNIAVKNVAGYSTASVVQHTFALLFELTNRIKFYDEYVKNGEWVKSEIFTYLGADISEIAGKEFGIIGLGEIGRSVAAVARAFGANVSYYSTSGTNKNSEFKQKSLDELLRSSDIISIHAPLNEKTRNLLGANEINLLKDDAIVLNLGRGGIVDEAAMARAIDERNLRFGTDVLEREPMSENSPFLNVKKKSNLLITPHVAWGSLEARKTLIAKIVANIENFINESR, from the coding sequence ATGAAGATCGTTTGTTTAGACGCGGCAACACTTGGCGAAAACGTTGATCTTAGTGTTTTTAAGAAATTTGGCGAGTTTATCAGCTACCAAAAAACCAAAAGCGATGAGGTCGTGCCACGTCTAAAGGGCGTTGATGTCGTCATCACAAACAAGGTCGTCATCGACAAAGCCGTGATGGACGCGACAAATTTAAAGCTTATCTGCATAAGTGCAACTGGTATGAACAACGTAGATCTAGAGCATGCAAAAGCTAAAAATATAGCTGTAAAAAACGTCGCTGGCTACTCAACTGCAAGCGTCGTGCAGCACACATTCGCCTTGCTTTTTGAGCTAACAAATCGCATAAAATTTTATGATGAGTATGTAAAAAACGGCGAGTGGGTGAAGAGTGAAATTTTCACCTATCTTGGCGCAGACATCAGCGAGATCGCTGGCAAAGAATTTGGCATCATCGGACTTGGCGAGATAGGACGCAGCGTGGCGGCAGTGGCGCGTGCATTTGGCGCAAATGTGAGCTACTACTCGACAAGTGGAACAAATAAAAATAGCGAATTTAAACAAAAAAGCCTAGATGAGCTATTAAGAAGCAGCGACATCATCAGCATCCACGCACCGCTAAATGAAAAGACTAGAAATTTACTAGGCGCAAACGAGATAAATTTGCTAAAAGATGATGCAATAGTACTAAATTTAGGACGTGGCGGCATAGTGGATGAAGCGGCGATGGCAAGGGCGATAGATGAGAGAAATTTACGCTTTGGTACCGACGTTTTGGAGCGTGAGCCGATGAGTGAAAATAGCCCATTTTTAAATGTAAAAAAGAAGTCAAATCTACTCATCACTCCGCACGTAGCATGGGGTAGCTTGGAGGCTAGAAAGACGCTCATCGCAAAGATCGTCGCAAACATCGAAAATTTCATCAATGAGAGCAGATAA
- a CDS encoding glutathionylspermidine synthase family protein has translation MINLRKITPLNNEFMEKIGFAWHTDNDNSSYIADEIVQVKASEADAYYEAANELYDMYVNAAQYVIDNNLFHEIGIPFNLVDSIKKSWENDIHWHLYGRFDLAGGLDGKPIKLIEFNADTPTAVFETAIIQWAMLKLNHMDEAEQFNNLYEALKQNFKRLITLGDDNVNFEDVYEGWGILFSSIAGSIEDEQTVKLLQYIAKEAGFKTDFAYVDEVVFNDDEGIFKGDENFEYWFKLVPWESIAIDEGELALILSNIIKNQKAIIINPAYTLLFQSKGILKILWDLYPNHPLLLETSNEPLKGKKYVKKPVFGREGANVSIYDENGAQIASNDGEYDSNKAIYQEFYEFNQDERGESYQAGVFYAYEACALGYRKGGKILDNYSKFVGHFIKD, from the coding sequence ATGATAAATTTAAGAAAAATCACCCCATTAAACAACGAATTCATGGAGAAAATCGGCTTTGCATGGCATACAGATAACGACAACAGCTCATATATCGCTGATGAGATCGTGCAGGTAAAAGCAAGCGAGGCGGATGCTTATTATGAGGCGGCAAATGAGCTATACGATATGTATGTAAATGCCGCTCAGTACGTCATTGACAACAACCTTTTTCACGAGATAGGCATACCATTTAATCTCGTTGATAGCATCAAAAAAAGCTGGGAAAATGACATTCACTGGCACCTTTATGGCAGATTTGATCTTGCTGGTGGGCTTGATGGCAAGCCGATAAAACTGATCGAATTTAACGCAGACACGCCAACGGCAGTTTTTGAGACAGCGATCATTCAGTGGGCGATGCTAAAACTAAATCATATGGACGAAGCAGAGCAATTTAATAACCTTTACGAAGCTCTAAAGCAAAATTTTAAACGCCTTATCACGCTTGGCGACGATAATGTAAATTTCGAGGATGTTTACGAGGGCTGGGGGATACTCTTTAGCTCTATCGCTGGTAGTATCGAGGACGAGCAAACCGTGAAATTACTGCAATACATCGCAAAAGAAGCTGGCTTTAAAACCGACTTTGCTTACGTTGATGAGGTCGTTTTTAACGATGACGAGGGCATTTTTAAGGGCGATGAAAATTTTGAGTACTGGTTTAAGCTTGTGCCTTGGGAGAGCATAGCGATCGATGAAGGCGAGCTAGCACTTATACTTTCAAATATCATCAAAAACCAAAAAGCCATCATCATAAATCCCGCCTACACGCTACTTTTCCAAAGCAAGGGAATTTTAAAAATTCTTTGGGATCTTTATCCGAATCATCCACTCTTGCTTGAGACCTCAAACGAGCCGCTAAAGGGCAAAAAATATGTGAAAAAGCCGGTATTTGGTAGAGAGGGCGCAAACGTCTCGATATACGATGAAAACGGCGCACAAATAGCAAGTAATGACGGCGAATACGACTCAAACAAAGCCATCTATCAAGAATTTTACGAGTTTAATCAAGATGAGAGAGGCGAGAGCTACCAAGCTGGCGTATTTTACGCTTATGAGGCGTGCGCGCTTGGATATAGAAAGGGCGGCAAAATTTTAGATAACTACTCTAAATTTGTGGGACATTTCATTAAGGACTAA
- a CDS encoding UPF0323 family lipoprotein: MKHIKKIATYAAVGGFGAIVMAGLAGCGSDNGGDENALNEVAQKNGAFVIIEESAPGVYKILEEYPSTETRVVLKDMNGTERVLSKDEIDKLLAQANANIDNGTSNLTRTSDAQLSSGGLSLGETILASAAGAILGSWIGSKLFGNQNFQANRQSTYKNPSAYTRSVDSFNKQKAANSAARSSGGKSGFFGGGSKSSSSSSSSFGG, encoded by the coding sequence ATGAAACACATTAAAAAGATAGCTACTTATGCTGCGGTAGGCGGATTTGGTGCGATCGTTATGGCTGGCCTTGCTGGTTGTGGCAGTGACAATGGCGGTGATGAAAACGCACTAAACGAAGTTGCGCAAAAAAATGGCGCCTTTGTCATCATCGAGGAGAGTGCACCTGGCGTTTATAAAATTTTAGAAGAGTATCCAAGCACCGAAACTAGGGTCGTGCTAAAAGATATGAACGGCACTGAGCGCGTGCTAAGTAAAGATGAGATCGATAAACTTTTGGCGCAAGCAAACGCAAATATCGACAATGGCACTTCAAATTTGACAAGAACTAGTGACGCACAGCTAAGTAGCGGCGGACTAAGTCTTGGCGAGACGATCCTTGCTTCAGCAGCTGGCGCGATACTTGGTAGCTGGATAGGCAGCAAGCTCTTTGGCAATCAAAATTTCCAAGCAAATCGCCAAAGCACATATAAAAATCCAAGTGCCTACACAAGAAGTGTGGATAGCTTTAACAAGCAAAAGGCGGCAAATTCTGCTGCAAGAAGCAGTGGCGGAAAGAGTGGATTTTTCGGTGGTGGCTCGAAGTCGTCAAGCTCTAGCTCATCAAGCTTTGGAGGCTGA
- the rpsU gene encoding 30S ribosomal protein S21 codes for MPGIKVHPNESFDEGYRKFKKQTDRNLVVTEARARRFFEPKTEIRKKQKIAARKKMLKRLYMLRRYESRL; via the coding sequence TTGCCTGGTATTAAGGTACATCCTAACGAGTCATTTGACGAGGGTTACAGAAAGTTTAAGAAACAAACTGACCGTAACTTAGTAGTAACTGAAGCAAGAGCTAGACGCTTCTTTGAGCCTAAAACTGAGATCCGCAAGAAACAAAAAATTGCTGCTCGCAAGAAAATGCTTAAACGCCTTTATATGCTTAGACGCTACGAGTCAAGACTCTAA
- a CDS encoding DNA-binding protein yields the protein MQKLAINEAAEILGITKEAVYNRIRRGSINTVIENGTKFVILDEKPSSEKATKPAPKSTKIKSQNDEFINYLLNELSELKSLNLNLQADKDRLFKEKEQMLIERKNEILQIYKDRDEKLMQFLNAMQRPLLTQKNDDMPNNEAIEAEIENESKWINLSEFLKELNLKPKATKKASEKIIKAIHHSKFIKFKRGVILVRRHKNLKELIGEI from the coding sequence ATGCAAAAGCTAGCTATAAACGAAGCTGCAGAAATTTTAGGCATAACAAAAGAAGCAGTCTATAATAGAATCCGCCGTGGTTCGATCAATACAGTCATTGAAAATGGCACAAAATTTGTCATCCTTGATGAGAAACCAAGTAGCGAAAAAGCCACAAAACCCGCTCCAAAAAGTACAAAAATCAAATCCCAAAATGATGAGTTTATAAATTATTTGCTAAATGAGTTAAGCGAGTTAAAGAGCTTAAATTTAAACTTGCAAGCTGACAAAGATAGGCTCTTTAAAGAAAAAGAGCAGATGCTAATCGAGCGAAAAAATGAAATTTTGCAAATTTATAAGGACAGAGATGAAAAGCTCATGCAGTTTCTAAATGCTATGCAAAGGCCGCTTTTAACACAAAAAAACGACGATATGCCAAATAATGAAGCGATAGAGGCCGAGATAGAAAATGAGTCAAAATGGATAAATTTAAGTGAATTTTTAAAGGAGCTAAATCTAAAGCCAAAGGCAACGAAAAAAGCCAGTGAAAAGATAATAAAAGCGATACACCACTCAAAATTTATAAAATTTAAACGAGGCGTGATACTTGTTAGAAGACATAAAAATTTAAAAGAGTTGATAGGAGAGATATGA